A single genomic interval of Aureliella helgolandensis harbors:
- a CDS encoding arylsulfatase, producing the protein MNLTCKRLIRTGLCLASLLLTTGRLADAADRPNIIYLMLDEWGYFESGHMGHSELLTPNIDRFATEGTRFTNAYAGAPVCGPTRCVLLTGLHTGHTSMRVNDGFSPIREDEPTLASMLSKQGYATGGFGKWGIGGRGTSGVPEKHGFDEFFGYYDQVHAHTFYPQYLIRNSREVPLKGNPGDSFYEGETHAQIEIFKESLRFIRENKDQPFFCYLPWTPPHGLWAIDDDDPSWQLFKDKPWTAGQQTDRDARVYAAFLHLVDRQLGEILALLKDLNIDDNTIVFLCGDNGGQDYFKTAERPHGFFGPNLNPITGKRFRAGKGSLYEGGLKVPYLVRYPGKIEAGAVSDHLLCFQDVMPTLAELTGATSPQSDGLSFLPTLLGKSRQQTHSHLYWEYGNQTAVRMNQWKAMRRGGGDWELYDVSHDTEEKRDIGADHPYILKQLVTYALESHEPVNGGGVYDRKLIEKDRRQAPHNRRPAALKSSK; encoded by the coding sequence ATGAACCTGACGTGTAAACGACTGATACGAACCGGGCTCTGTCTGGCTTCACTCCTGTTGACGACCGGCAGGCTTGCGGACGCTGCTGATCGTCCCAATATCATCTACTTGATGCTGGACGAGTGGGGCTATTTCGAGTCCGGTCACATGGGGCATTCGGAACTGCTCACGCCGAACATCGACCGATTTGCCACCGAGGGCACGCGTTTTACGAACGCCTACGCTGGCGCCCCCGTGTGTGGCCCCACCCGCTGCGTGTTGCTGACGGGGTTGCACACCGGTCACACATCGATGCGCGTCAATGACGGGTTCTCGCCAATTCGCGAGGACGAACCGACACTTGCAAGCATGCTCAGCAAGCAAGGCTATGCGACGGGTGGCTTCGGCAAATGGGGCATTGGCGGACGCGGAACTTCCGGCGTTCCAGAAAAGCATGGCTTCGATGAATTCTTCGGCTACTACGACCAGGTCCACGCCCACACGTTTTATCCTCAGTATCTCATTCGCAACAGTCGCGAAGTGCCATTGAAGGGCAACCCGGGCGACAGCTTTTACGAAGGCGAAACACACGCTCAAATTGAAATCTTCAAGGAATCGCTGCGATTCATTCGCGAAAACAAGGACCAGCCGTTTTTCTGCTACCTGCCATGGACACCGCCGCATGGACTGTGGGCCATCGATGACGACGACCCTTCCTGGCAGTTGTTCAAAGACAAGCCGTGGACTGCGGGACAGCAAACGGATCGCGATGCGCGGGTTTACGCGGCTTTTCTGCACCTGGTCGATCGACAACTAGGTGAGATACTCGCGTTGTTAAAAGATTTGAACATCGACGACAACACAATCGTCTTTCTTTGTGGTGACAACGGTGGGCAAGACTACTTCAAGACCGCCGAACGACCACATGGATTTTTCGGGCCCAATCTCAACCCGATAACCGGCAAGCGTTTCCGGGCGGGGAAAGGTTCACTCTATGAGGGTGGTCTGAAAGTTCCGTATCTCGTTCGATATCCAGGTAAGATTGAAGCCGGTGCGGTTTCTGATCACCTGCTGTGTTTTCAGGACGTCATGCCCACGCTGGCAGAATTGACCGGTGCAACGAGTCCTCAATCAGACGGGCTCTCTTTTCTGCCGACGCTGCTGGGCAAGTCGCGGCAGCAAACGCATTCGCACCTTTATTGGGAGTACGGTAACCAAACCGCGGTGCGCATGAATCAATGGAAAGCGATGCGTCGCGGAGGCGGCGATTGGGAACTCTACGATGTATCCCATGACACCGAAGAGAAACGTGACATTGGCGCCGATCATCCCTACATCCTCAAACAATTGGTCACGTACGCGTTAGAATCTCACGAGCCCGTGAACGGTGGTGGAGTCTACGATCGCAAGCTGATTGAGAAGGACCGTCGTCAGGCACCACACAATCGCAGACCCGCAGCCTTGAAGTCCTCAAAATGA
- a CDS encoding 3-keto-disaccharide hydrolase encodes MRIEHPVSCALSALLVLAVATVSPIAAEDLSTPTLGLAPPNGAVVLFDGSNFDAWKPFSWQWINPKDDQREIQWEIVDDESMQIAFDFEGKKRKQFLCTKEKFGDYQLHLEFQLHEDGGKGNGGLFFGPLYELQILDSAAKESIGMGDCGAIYQLRVPDLNAALEPGVWQTIDLEFQAAKFGANGTMTEKGAARVTVHLNGKLIHDDFRLSIRRNKYAAFPEQPTSPIVLQEHGSPVKFRNIWVHERTHKN; translated from the coding sequence ATGAGAATCGAGCACCCGGTAAGTTGTGCATTATCCGCGTTGCTCGTCTTAGCCGTTGCAACGGTATCTCCGATCGCGGCCGAGGATTTGTCGACGCCAACACTGGGGCTCGCGCCGCCAAACGGCGCGGTGGTGCTGTTCGACGGCTCGAACTTTGATGCGTGGAAGCCTTTCTCATGGCAATGGATCAATCCGAAAGATGACCAACGGGAAATTCAATGGGAGATCGTTGATGACGAGTCGATGCAGATCGCCTTTGACTTCGAAGGCAAGAAACGCAAACAGTTCTTATGCACCAAGGAGAAATTCGGCGATTACCAACTGCATTTGGAGTTCCAGTTGCACGAGGACGGCGGAAAAGGAAACGGTGGTCTCTTCTTTGGCCCGCTATATGAATTGCAGATCCTTGACAGTGCAGCAAAGGAGAGCATCGGGATGGGGGACTGCGGTGCGATCTATCAACTTCGTGTGCCCGACCTAAATGCAGCCCTGGAGCCGGGCGTTTGGCAGACCATTGATTTGGAATTCCAAGCGGCAAAATTTGGTGCGAACGGAACCATGACAGAGAAAGGCGCCGCTCGTGTGACGGTGCACCTGAACGGTAAACTGATCCACGATGACTTCCGGCTGTCGATACGACGTAACAAGTATGCTGCCTTCCCGGAACAGCCAACCTCACCGATCGTTCTTCAGGAACATGGATCGCCTGTGAAGTTCAGAAACATCTGGGTGCATGAACGCACCCACAAGAATTAG
- a CDS encoding sulfatase family protein, which yields MLSLPVLNETAPIRRCNRFAISHHPTEKRMTNNTNWKKITLLLCVLVYCCDAGQASDTAKPNIIFIFADDWGYGDLSYHGSSFCKTPHLDRMAKEGIDFANFTVNSPVCSPSRVAVMTGQFPARHCVHQHFQSVKAHIQRGMPDWLDPQAPTLPRMLKNSGYKTGHFGKWHLGNVADSPAEDAYGYDRFATFNGSGNIEIKKDGLASVDHAIKFIKEFKREPFFVNLWLHEAHLAHFPQPKYLQQFKDLDEQKRVYASVIAEGDEGVGRILSLLKDLKIDDNTLVAFSTDNGPEFTKDVTHKYHGKDESSGLGGYYSVGETGGLKGRKRSLFASGIRVPFIVRWPGVVPAGKTDTTSVLTAVDLLPTFLDVAGESLPEGYKPDGQSALAAFKGEPWQRTKPIFWQWKGGDNQDYTWPSSGVRDGKWKLLVNEERNLMELYDLESDWAEKHNVAGDYPEIIRNLSEKLDTWTASLPAAPSTNSLSKSRKKLLKNNTR from the coding sequence ATGTTGTCGTTACCCGTCTTGAATGAGACTGCCCCCATTCGTCGCTGCAATCGCTTTGCGATATCGCACCATCCCACTGAGAAACGTATGACGAACAACACGAACTGGAAGAAAATCACTCTTTTGCTTTGCGTGCTTGTCTATTGTTGCGACGCTGGTCAGGCCTCAGACACTGCAAAGCCGAATATCATTTTCATTTTTGCCGACGACTGGGGATACGGAGATCTGAGTTATCACGGCAGCTCGTTCTGTAAGACTCCACACCTCGACCGGATGGCAAAAGAGGGAATTGATTTCGCGAACTTCACCGTGAATAGTCCGGTGTGCTCGCCAAGTCGTGTCGCCGTAATGACGGGCCAGTTTCCGGCTCGGCACTGTGTGCATCAGCATTTCCAAAGCGTGAAGGCTCACATCCAACGAGGCATGCCCGATTGGCTCGACCCGCAAGCTCCCACGCTTCCTCGAATGCTGAAAAATTCGGGCTACAAAACCGGGCATTTCGGCAAGTGGCACCTTGGCAATGTTGCTGATTCACCGGCGGAAGATGCGTATGGCTACGACCGCTTTGCCACGTTCAATGGCTCTGGAAACATTGAAATCAAGAAGGATGGACTCGCATCGGTGGATCATGCCATCAAGTTTATCAAGGAGTTCAAGCGAGAGCCATTCTTCGTCAACTTGTGGCTTCATGAAGCGCATTTGGCGCACTTTCCGCAGCCAAAGTACCTTCAGCAGTTCAAGGATCTCGATGAGCAGAAGAGGGTTTATGCGTCTGTCATCGCCGAAGGAGATGAAGGCGTCGGCCGTATCCTTTCATTGCTCAAAGACTTGAAGATCGACGACAATACGCTTGTCGCCTTCTCCACGGACAACGGCCCCGAATTCACGAAAGACGTAACGCACAAGTACCATGGCAAGGATGAATCCAGTGGCTTGGGTGGCTACTACAGCGTCGGTGAAACGGGCGGATTGAAAGGCAGAAAACGCTCTCTGTTTGCGAGCGGCATTCGCGTTCCCTTCATTGTTCGCTGGCCCGGTGTCGTTCCGGCAGGCAAGACTGACACAACATCCGTGCTGACTGCAGTGGATTTACTGCCGACGTTTTTGGATGTCGCTGGAGAATCGCTTCCAGAAGGATACAAGCCAGATGGACAAAGTGCACTTGCCGCATTCAAGGGCGAGCCATGGCAGCGGACGAAACCAATTTTTTGGCAATGGAAAGGTGGCGACAACCAAGACTACACATGGCCGTCCAGCGGAGTTCGCGACGGCAAGTGGAAATTGCTGGTAAACGAAGAACGCAACCTAATGGAGCTGTACGACCTGGAAAGCGACTGGGCAGAAAAACACAATGTCGCTGGTGACTATCCGGAGATTATACGGAATTTGTCGGAAAAGCTTGATACATGGACAGCGTCTCTGCCTGCTGCGCCCAGCACAAACAGCCTATCGAAATCCCGCAAGAAGCTCCTGAAGAACAACACGCGATGA
- a CDS encoding arylsulfatase, with amino-acid sequence MKKCISVCLAAFSIVIATKAHCVAAEFPNVVIVISDDQGYGDLGCTGNPIIKTPNIDQLASESSGLSDYHVAPTCSPTRCSFLTGHWTNRTGVWHTIMGRSMLRENEVTVGQMFSDAGYETGMFGKWHLGDNYPYRPEDRGFTEVYRHGGGGIGQTPDLWDNAYFDGSYFHNGKIVPAEGYCTDVFFEQANAFINKCAKQEKPFLAYISTNAPHKPLHCPPKYLEMYDGQSENIAAFYGMITNIDDNVGKTRRLIRELGIADNTIFIFTTDNGTASGAKVYNAGMKAGKGSPYEGGHRVPFFLHWPAGGLTKQYDVNELTHAVDVVPTLLEMTGVKKPDGVKFDGVSIADLLDPTKEVDWPKRFVISDSQRVRDPIKWRGSSVMTGKYRLVNRKELYDVASDPGQKKNIADKHPEIVAEMREFYEGWWAELQPTFSQTTEIYLGHPEHPVVSLTAHDWIQEIYPPWHQGSIREADRKPAKGDAKLKHLGYWAVKVIQDGKYRVSLRRWPAESEAAVNAGLSAGKNVPGPAHAFRSVPGNAIGATHAVLRINDQDLDRKPITEDAKEVSFVTELKQGSYRLAPVFEIQEGELGAYYVVVTRLE; translated from the coding sequence ATGAAAAAATGTATTTCCGTTTGTCTCGCCGCATTCTCGATAGTGATCGCAACGAAGGCGCACTGCGTCGCGGCAGAATTCCCCAACGTGGTCATTGTCATTTCCGATGATCAGGGCTACGGCGACCTGGGATGCACTGGCAACCCAATCATCAAGACTCCAAACATTGACCAACTGGCGTCGGAAAGTTCCGGCCTGAGCGACTACCATGTCGCGCCAACCTGTTCGCCCACGCGTTGTTCGTTTCTCACCGGGCACTGGACCAACCGCACCGGAGTCTGGCACACGATCATGGGGCGTTCGATGCTCCGCGAGAACGAAGTCACTGTCGGCCAGATGTTTTCAGACGCCGGCTACGAAACCGGTATGTTTGGGAAGTGGCACCTGGGCGACAATTATCCCTATCGTCCCGAAGATCGCGGCTTCACGGAGGTCTACCGTCACGGCGGTGGCGGAATCGGTCAGACTCCCGACCTATGGGACAACGCCTACTTTGACGGTTCCTATTTTCACAACGGCAAAATTGTGCCCGCGGAAGGCTACTGCACAGATGTCTTTTTTGAGCAGGCGAACGCGTTCATCAACAAGTGTGCGAAACAGGAGAAGCCGTTCCTCGCATACATCTCGACCAATGCGCCTCACAAGCCACTGCACTGCCCTCCGAAGTATCTTGAAATGTACGATGGACAGTCCGAAAACATCGCTGCCTTCTACGGGATGATTACCAATATCGACGACAATGTCGGCAAGACTCGGCGGTTGATCCGAGAACTTGGGATTGCGGACAACACCATTTTTATCTTCACCACCGACAACGGTACGGCCAGCGGTGCTAAAGTCTACAACGCCGGCATGAAAGCCGGCAAGGGCAGCCCCTACGAAGGCGGACACCGTGTTCCTTTCTTTTTGCACTGGCCAGCCGGTGGACTTACGAAACAGTATGACGTCAATGAGCTGACACACGCGGTCGATGTTGTCCCAACGCTGCTTGAAATGACGGGAGTCAAGAAACCCGACGGCGTGAAGTTTGATGGTGTTTCAATTGCTGATTTGCTCGACCCGACGAAGGAGGTCGATTGGCCGAAGCGTTTCGTGATTAGTGATTCGCAACGCGTTCGTGATCCCATCAAATGGCGTGGCTCGTCGGTCATGACGGGCAAGTATCGACTGGTCAATCGCAAGGAACTGTATGACGTTGCGTCCGACCCCGGACAGAAAAAAAACATTGCCGATAAGCACCCAGAAATCGTCGCGGAGATGCGTGAATTCTACGAAGGCTGGTGGGCCGAGTTGCAACCGACGTTCTCGCAGACCACTGAAATCTACTTGGGGCATCCCGAGCATCCGGTCGTTAGCCTGACTGCCCACGATTGGATTCAGGAGATCTATCCCCCATGGCACCAGGGATCGATCCGAGAAGCGGATCGCAAACCGGCCAAAGGAGATGCGAAGCTCAAGCACCTGGGTTACTGGGCTGTGAAGGTCATTCAGGATGGGAAATATCGGGTTTCGCTCCGTCGCTGGCCTGCCGAATCCGAGGCCGCGGTCAACGCGGGTCTTTCTGCGGGCAAGAATGTTCCAGGGCCAGCTCATGCGTTTCGTAGTGTGCCGGGTAACGCAATCGGCGCAACGCACGCAGTCCTCCGTATCAACGATCAGGATCTTGATCGAAAGCCAATCACGGAAGATGCCAAGGAAGTCAGCTTTGTTACGGAACTCAAGCAGGGATCATACCGTCTCGCCCCAGTCTTCGAAATCCAGGAAGGCGAACTGGGGGCCTACTATGTTGTCGTTACCCGTCTTGAATGA